GCGGCGGCTTTTCTGGGAAACAAGCGCGTCAGCGATGTGTCCAAAATGGCGTTGCTGGCTCACCAGGCGCTGGGCTGCCCGGTCAAATTGCAATCGCCCTACAGTCCAAAGTACACGGCCGGAGAAGATTTTGCCCTTACGGACGGCCTGTTCGGGACAAAATTTTACCGCGACGGCCGCTGGCAGGGCTACGAGGGGACTGATTTTGTGGGAACCGTGGATCTGGGAAAGCCTGTTTCTGTCCGAAAAATAAGCGTGCGGTTTTTGCAAAACACCGGCTCCTGGATTTTCCTGCCGCTGACCGTCACATTTTCCGTGTCGCAGGACGGGCAAAATTTTACGCCCGTTCACACGTCTGTGAATCGAATTTCGCCGCGGGTGGGGGATGAGGTAATCGTTAAAACCTTTCACTGCGCCTATTCGGGGGCTCCCGTTCGCTTCGTCCGCGTGCACGCCAAAAATCGCGGTGTGTGCCCGCCCTGGCATCCGGGCGCCGGCGGCAAGGCCTGGCTTTTTACGGACGAAATTGTGGTGGAGTAAAGGGAAAAATCCCGATTTAAGGGATGTAGCTGACTGAATTATTTTTCATACAAAACAATTTCACACCCACGATCAAGAGGAATGCAACCCTATGCCGATTTTTGTCAACGGACAGGAAATTTCGGAGGCGGCTATTCAGGCGGAAATAACCCGAATGCGGCCGATGTTTGACCAGCAGTTTTCAGAACTCCCACCGGAAGAGCGGGAGGAAAAACTTCGCCAATGGGCCGAAGACAATGCCGTGGAACGACTTCTGCTGGAACAGGAAGCGCAGAAACGCGGCTACAAGATTCGAAAAAGCGAGGTTGACCGTGAGTACCGGCGGCTGGTACAAGAATACGGCAGCCCTGAAGCGCTGCAGGTTCACTTCGGCGTTACGGCCCGTGACAAGCTTCAGATTCGCCTGGCCATAACGCGGCAGATTCGGGTGCAGCGACTCATTGCGGACGTGTGTTCGGATCCCTCCCGTTCGGAAGCGGAACAATTGGACGCGTTTCTGGAAAATCTTCGATCGAAGGCAGACATTCGTGTAACCAAAGAATCAGCCCCAAAAGCGTACCGAAAAGCCCTGACGTCTGTGCTGGTCAAACCGGCAGGCCCGGACTGCAATTTGGCCTGCACCTACTGTTTTTATCTCGAAAAGGCGAGCCTGTTCCCACGGGTCAAAATGCACCGAATGAATGAGGCGATTCTTGAAGAAATGACGAAGCAAATTCTGAAACAGGGGGGGCCGTCCATTACCATCGGCTGGCAGGGGGGCGAACCCACCCTCATGGGACTTCCTTTTTTTGAAAAGGCCGTTGAATTTCAGAAAACATACGCACAGGAGCAGACGGTAGGAAATGGGCTTCAAACCAATGGGATTCTTCTGGACCAAAATTGGGCCCATTTTTTGGGAAAAAATCAGTTTTTAATCGGTTTGTCTCTGGATGGTCCCCGGCACATTCACGACCATTATCGCCTGTTTCGGGGGGGGCAAGGTTCTTGGGAACAGGTGGTGGATCGGGCCAAACTTCTTCTGGACGCCGGAGTCGCCGTGAACGCGTTGACCGTTGTGTC
The genomic region above belongs to Calditrichota bacterium and contains:
- a CDS encoding anaerobic sulfatase maturase, whose amino-acid sequence is MPIFVNGQEISEAAIQAEITRMRPMFDQQFSELPPEEREEKLRQWAEDNAVERLLLEQEAQKRGYKIRKSEVDREYRRLVQEYGSPEALQVHFGVTARDKLQIRLAITRQIRVQRLIADVCSDPSRSEAEQLDAFLENLRSKADIRVTKESAPKAYRKALTSVLVKPAGPDCNLACTYCFYLEKASLFPRVKMHRMNEAILEEMTKQILKQGGPSITIGWQGGEPTLMGLPFFEKAVEFQKTYAQEQTVGNGLQTNGILLDQNWAHFLGKNQFLIGLSLDGPRHIHDHYRLFRGGQGSWEQVVDRAKLLLDAGVAVNALTVVSDYSAQFPEEIYAFHKSLGLTYMQFIPCVETDPRDPTRAAPFSVSPEQYGRFLQKVFDLWWSDFKNGQPTTSVRFFESVFYTYVGLTPPDCTLHKECGIYVVVEHNGDVYACDFFVEPRWRLGNVMEDQLIDLLNSPKQDAFGKVKVHLPKECLNCPWLQHCWGGCPKDRLRDPRDQGSNHFCRSYKMFFEHADARLQELARVWKRTNRM